A single Candidatus Thalassolituus haligoni DNA region contains:
- a CDS encoding ABC transporter substrate-binding protein — protein MMRFIFAPPSVVPFCFFSRRWQQALAAVALLWLVGTVCDEVQASPAAISDDVVKIGVMADMSGVYATVCGEGCVTAATMAVEDFGEIVLGKPIEVVSADDHNSPESAALQAKTWVEREQVDVITGLVASSVTSAVTAVTNAAQRIVLISGSGSDAFTTSACSPYIAHWTYDVVALANGTVKPMVEAGKKKWFFITADYAFGLALEEVATRVVTTQGGVVTGSVRVPLGTADFAPYVRQAAASGADVVALANAGEDFVNALRAAADIGLTQSMEVVGLLVFTPNVKALDPAITANMRLTTGFYWDRDDSSRVWSERFFARAGVMPTMVQAGVYSAVSHYLNSIRQAGSDTADVVMKAMKSTRPNDFFAQRARLRPDGRLLHDMYQVRIKTARERKNPDDLYAIENVVHGIVAFAPPVPSCLFRKHRATIRE, from the coding sequence ATGATGCGTTTTATCTTTGCCCCACCGTCCGTTGTTCCTTTTTGTTTTTTTTCACGTCGTTGGCAGCAAGCGCTGGCTGCGGTGGCCCTGTTGTGGCTGGTTGGCACGGTGTGCGACGAGGTGCAGGCCAGTCCTGCGGCTATTTCTGATGACGTGGTCAAAATTGGTGTGATGGCGGATATGAGTGGTGTCTACGCCACGGTATGTGGAGAAGGGTGTGTTACCGCCGCGACCATGGCCGTCGAGGACTTTGGCGAAATTGTGTTGGGTAAACCGATTGAGGTGGTCAGTGCCGATGACCATAACAGCCCGGAATCTGCCGCCTTGCAGGCCAAAACCTGGGTCGAGCGGGAGCAGGTGGACGTGATCACCGGGCTGGTGGCCTCGTCCGTTACATCGGCGGTCACCGCAGTTACCAATGCCGCGCAACGTATTGTGCTGATATCCGGTTCGGGTTCGGACGCATTTACCACCAGTGCCTGTTCGCCCTATATCGCCCACTGGACCTACGACGTGGTGGCGCTGGCGAATGGCACCGTCAAGCCAATGGTCGAGGCGGGTAAGAAGAAATGGTTTTTTATCACCGCAGATTATGCCTTCGGTCTGGCGTTGGAAGAGGTGGCGACCCGAGTGGTCACGACTCAGGGTGGCGTAGTGACTGGCTCGGTGCGGGTGCCCTTGGGGACTGCCGACTTTGCCCCTTACGTGCGTCAGGCGGCTGCGTCCGGGGCCGATGTGGTGGCATTGGCCAACGCTGGTGAAGATTTTGTCAATGCTTTGCGGGCAGCGGCAGATATCGGCCTGACGCAATCGATGGAAGTGGTTGGCTTGCTGGTATTTACCCCCAATGTGAAAGCGCTGGATCCGGCCATCACCGCCAATATGAGGTTAACCACCGGGTTTTACTGGGATCGGGACGACAGTAGCCGTGTCTGGTCGGAACGCTTTTTCGCCCGTGCTGGCGTCATGCCCACCATGGTGCAGGCTGGTGTCTATTCCGCCGTTAGTCATTACCTGAACAGCATTCGCCAGGCGGGCAGCGATACGGCTGATGTGGTGATGAAAGCGATGAAAAGTACTCGCCCGAATGATTTTTTTGCCCAGCGTGCCCGATTGCGGCCAGACGGACGGCTGCTGCACGACATGTATCAGGTGCGTATCAAAACCGCGCGTGAGCGTAAAAACCCGGATGACCTCTACGCCATCGAAAACGTAGTGCACGGCATCGTCGCTTTTGCACCGCCGGTGCCGTCGTGTCTGTTTCGAAAGCACCGGGCCACGATCCGCGAGTAA
- a CDS encoding DcaP family trimeric outer membrane transporter — protein MKYPCTSIALILAGQTLTLASPFAFADSTATDTPEALQQRLTALEHDVETLRQRALVSSDKGALVIGDTHLTIGGYVRGDLVYTDHGVNGKNALLGAPYVKAADDSQSQRLDMTARESRLYIKTRTMAGDKPLSTHLEADFYGSDGTETVSNSHGLRLRHAYGSWGNLLIGQTWSTFMDLAALGDLNAFGQHASAIFVRQTQVRYTQPFSGGSLMLALENPEDGGDDNKTPDLVVRINADGRWGHASLGAVSRELSDGVDHQRASALSLTAKFPLGSSDDVRLQYNQGALGRYMGLGSYPNEDTARPRLQGFDSWGASLALRHVWSPALASTLMMSRTGANDDAAEGGIDTTKSLHANLMWTATAKVRFGAELAKWNVATMSSGEAVEKSMKALQLSTRFMF, from the coding sequence ATGAAATACCCATGCACTTCCATCGCCCTGATTCTGGCTGGCCAGACACTGACACTGGCGTCACCGTTTGCATTTGCAGACAGTACAGCAACAGACACCCCGGAAGCCTTGCAGCAGCGTTTGACTGCACTGGAACATGACGTTGAAACCTTACGCCAGCGCGCTCTGGTGAGCAGCGACAAGGGTGCTCTGGTTATCGGCGATACTCATCTGACCATTGGTGGTTATGTTCGCGGCGATCTGGTGTACACCGATCATGGCGTTAATGGCAAAAATGCGTTGCTGGGTGCCCCTTATGTCAAGGCGGCCGACGACAGTCAGAGTCAGCGTCTGGACATGACTGCACGGGAATCCCGGTTGTATATCAAAACCCGCACCATGGCGGGCGACAAGCCACTGAGCACGCATCTGGAAGCGGATTTTTACGGCAGTGATGGCACCGAAACCGTGTCCAACAGTCATGGTTTGCGTTTGCGCCACGCTTACGGCAGCTGGGGTAATCTGTTGATTGGCCAGACCTGGTCGACGTTTATGGATCTGGCGGCATTGGGTGACCTGAACGCCTTTGGTCAACATGCCTCAGCTATTTTTGTGCGTCAGACGCAAGTGCGTTATACCCAACCGTTCAGCGGTGGCAGCCTGATGCTGGCGCTGGAAAATCCGGAAGACGGCGGTGACGATAACAAAACGCCCGATCTGGTGGTGCGTATCAATGCCGATGGCCGCTGGGGTCACGCCTCGTTGGGAGCGGTCAGTCGGGAATTGTCCGATGGCGTTGACCACCAACGCGCTTCGGCATTGAGTTTGACCGCCAAATTCCCGCTGGGCAGCAGCGATGATGTCCGGTTGCAATACAATCAGGGTGCGCTGGGCCGTTACATGGGCCTGGGCAGCTACCCGAATGAAGATACCGCTCGCCCGCGTTTGCAGGGTTTTGACAGCTGGGGTGCATCACTGGCATTGCGCCACGTCTGGTCGCCTGCATTGGCATCCACGCTGATGATGTCCCGCACTGGTGCCAACGATGACGCGGCAGAAGGCGGTATTGACACCACCAAGTCATTGCATGCCAACCTGATGTGGACAGCAACGGCCAAGGTGCGCTTTGGTGCAGAATTGGCAAAATGGAACGTCGCCACCATGAGCAGTGGTGAAGCGGTTGAAAAAAGCATGAAAGCGCTGCAATTGTCGACCCGCTTTATGTTCTGA
- a CDS encoding fatty acid--CoA ligase has protein sequence MKTKIVAPTEQAYQSPLLIKSLLLSGKRYEPTREIVYRDLIRYDYTTLYQRICRLANVLTTMGIQAGDTVAVMDWDSHRYLEAYFAVPMIGAVLHHVNVRLSPDQISYTMTHAEDDLLLVHDDFLAVAEQIVPQVTRLRGVVQLTDGVSATETSLNTLGEYEQLLAAAETQYDFPDFDENSVATTFYTTGTTGNPKGVYFSHRQLVLHTLNSAMTLGSIDGLGAFRSDDVYMPMTPMFHVHAWGVPYVATLLGAKQVYPGRYDPNFLVGLFQSEKVTFSHGVPTVLQMILNCEAAKEADLSGWKMLTGGSAPTLGMANEMAERGILFFTAYGMSETCPIITASYLPASVRALPMQEQMPYRIRTGIPVGLVDMQIRDMEGNELPHDGEQMGEIVVRAPWLTQGYFKEPEKSAELWEGGWMHTGDVASIEPSGVLQIKDRIKDVIKTGGEWVSSLEIESLISLHPDVSEVAVVGVPDKRWDERPLARVVAMKDSQLTAELLKAHLQDYVDSGRINKWAIPEIIHIVAEIPKTSVGKINKKRLREMIANDEH, from the coding sequence ATGAAAACAAAAATAGTGGCACCCACCGAGCAGGCGTACCAGTCACCACTGCTGATCAAAAGCCTGCTGCTGTCTGGCAAACGCTACGAACCCACGCGGGAAATTGTTTACCGTGACCTGATACGCTACGACTACACCACGCTGTATCAGCGTATCTGTCGGCTGGCCAATGTCCTCACCACCATGGGTATACAGGCAGGAGACACCGTGGCAGTGATGGATTGGGACAGCCACCGTTACCTGGAAGCCTATTTTGCCGTACCTATGATAGGTGCCGTGTTGCATCACGTGAATGTGCGCCTGAGCCCGGATCAGATCAGTTACACCATGACCCATGCCGAAGACGACCTGTTGTTGGTACACGACGATTTCCTGGCAGTGGCTGAACAGATCGTACCGCAGGTGACGCGCTTGCGCGGCGTGGTACAACTGACCGATGGTGTCAGTGCAACCGAGACCAGCCTGAATACGCTGGGCGAATACGAGCAATTACTGGCCGCTGCCGAAACACAGTATGATTTCCCGGATTTTGACGAAAACTCCGTTGCCACTACGTTTTACACCACCGGCACCACCGGCAATCCCAAAGGTGTTTATTTCAGTCATCGACAGCTGGTATTGCATACCTTGAATAGCGCCATGACGCTGGGCAGCATTGACGGCCTGGGGGCATTCCGTTCCGATGATGTGTACATGCCGATGACGCCGATGTTCCATGTTCATGCCTGGGGTGTGCCTTATGTCGCCACGCTGCTGGGTGCCAAACAGGTATACCCCGGTCGTTATGACCCCAATTTCCTCGTGGGTCTGTTTCAGAGCGAAAAGGTCACCTTTTCCCACGGTGTGCCGACGGTATTGCAGATGATTCTGAACTGTGAGGCAGCAAAGGAGGCGGATCTGTCTGGCTGGAAAATGCTGACTGGTGGCAGCGCCCCGACACTGGGCATGGCGAACGAAATGGCTGAACGCGGCATTCTGTTTTTCACCGCCTACGGCATGTCAGAAACCTGTCCGATTATCACCGCCAGTTACCTGCCTGCCAGTGTGCGGGCCTTGCCGATGCAAGAACAAATGCCTTACCGCATCCGCACCGGTATTCCGGTGGGTCTGGTAGATATGCAGATCCGCGATATGGAAGGGAATGAGTTGCCACACGATGGTGAACAGATGGGTGAGATCGTCGTGCGCGCCCCCTGGTTAACCCAAGGTTACTTCAAGGAGCCGGAAAAAAGCGCCGAGCTGTGGGAAGGGGGCTGGATGCACACCGGCGATGTTGCCAGCATCGAACCGAGTGGCGTGTTACAGATCAAGGATCGTATCAAGGATGTGATCAAGACCGGTGGTGAATGGGTATCGTCACTGGAAATCGAAAGCCTGATCAGCCTGCATCCCGATGTCAGTGAAGTCGCGGTTGTCGGCGTGCCCGACAAACGCTGGGACGAGCGGCCACTGGCCCGTGTTGTCGCCATGAAAGATAGCCAGCTCACTGCGGAGTTGCTGAAGGCGCACCTGCAAGATTATGTGGACAGTGGTCGTATCAATAAATGGGCGATTCCGGAAATCATTCATATCGTGGCGGAAATTCCCAAAACCAGTGTTGGCAAGATCAACAAAAAACGCTTGCGTGAAATGATCGCCAATGACGAACACTGA
- a CDS encoding transposase: MRGADITQEPLFTTIKLDERVPHDHPLRSIKTLFDQALTHIDWKLSLIYSERGRESIPPERLLRALLLQILFSIRSERQLLEQIQYNMLYRWFVGLSIDDPVRVLKALPGAHRKTVGADKNYDIKGFVKECRKHRITPHVARNDKRPGGSAIDGRTSHKVGYAASQIVRKRVEEPFGWGKTVGPLRQLKVKGLAKVNSALEMTMMAYNLVRMAKLQGQSVR, encoded by the coding sequence ATGCGTGGCGCTGACATTACTCAGGAGCCTCTGTTCACCACCATCAAACTGGATGAACGGGTTCCACACGATCACCCTTTACGATCCATCAAAACCCTGTTCGATCAGGCGCTCACCCACATCGATTGGAAACTCAGCCTGATCTATTCCGAGCGTGGGCGGGAATCCATTCCTCCGGAGCGCTTACTGAGAGCCTTGCTGCTGCAAATCCTCTTCAGTATTCGCAGCGAACGGCAACTGCTCGAGCAGATTCAGTACAACATGCTCTATCGCTGGTTTGTCGGCCTGAGCATTGATGATCCGGTCCGGGTTTTAAAAGCACTGCCGGGGGCTCATCGTAAAACCGTAGGCGCGGATAAAAACTACGATATCAAGGGGTTTGTGAAGGAATGCAGGAAGCACCGCATCACGCCCCATGTTGCCCGCAATGACAAACGGCCCGGCGGCTCAGCCATCGATGGTCGAACCAGTCATAAAGTGGGTTATGCTGCCAGTCAGATTGTGCGTAAACGGGTCGAAGAACCCTTCGGCTGGGGCAAGACCGTTGGCCCCTTACGGCAGTTAAAAGTGAAAGGACTGGCGAAGGTCAACAGCGCTCTTGAGATGACCATGATGGCTTACAACCTGGTGCGAATGGCAAAGTTACAGGGTCAATCCGTCCGATAA
- a CDS encoding integron integrase — protein sequence MTSSPFLNDIRRFMRTRGYSLRTEKTYVYWIRFFIRYQKRRHPKEMGAAEVVQFLGFLANDRHVSVNTQKLALNALAFLYNTYLELPLGDLGFQHANKPAKLPVVISSQEVGRILAVMNNRDRLIFSLLFGSGLRISECLRLRIKDFDFSRRALTVHSGKGNKDRVTILSLSLQTEIEAAMASAIEFQKIDNTQGVGPSLPDALGRKYPNAFRQPAWMFLFPSSGLCLHPDTGVTCRHHLHQSVARKALSRAVTESGMNHKRVTCHTFRHSFATELLRAGRDIRTVQELLGHTDVATTQIYTHVIGQHFAGTESPMDRLMM from the coding sequence ATGACTTCCAGCCCCTTTCTCAATGACATTCGCCGCTTTATGCGCACCCGCGGCTACAGCCTGCGAACCGAGAAAACCTATGTTTACTGGATTCGGTTCTTTATTCGTTACCAAAAGCGGAGACATCCCAAAGAGATGGGGGCTGCTGAGGTGGTGCAGTTTCTGGGGTTTCTGGCGAATGATCGTCATGTCTCGGTCAATACTCAGAAGCTGGCCTTGAATGCGTTGGCGTTTCTCTATAACACGTATCTGGAATTGCCTCTGGGCGACCTGGGCTTTCAACATGCCAATAAACCTGCCAAATTGCCTGTGGTGATCTCATCGCAGGAGGTCGGACGAATTCTTGCCGTGATGAACAATCGGGATCGGCTGATATTTTCGCTGCTATTTGGCTCCGGTTTGCGCATTTCTGAATGTTTACGGCTGAGAATCAAGGATTTCGATTTTTCTCGGCGAGCACTGACCGTACACAGCGGCAAAGGAAACAAGGACCGGGTGACAATTCTCTCCTTATCGCTTCAGACTGAAATTGAAGCAGCGATGGCCAGTGCCATAGAATTTCAGAAAATTGATAATACTCAGGGTGTTGGCCCTTCGTTGCCAGATGCCTTGGGGAGAAAGTATCCGAATGCCTTCCGTCAACCGGCCTGGATGTTCTTGTTTCCTTCCAGCGGTTTGTGTTTGCACCCGGATACCGGAGTGACCTGTCGGCATCATCTGCATCAGTCCGTCGCTCGCAAAGCCCTGAGCCGGGCCGTCACGGAGAGTGGTATGAACCACAAACGCGTTACCTGTCATACATTCAGGCATAGTTTTGCTACTGAGTTGCTACGTGCGGGCCGGGATATTCGTACCGTGCAAGAGTTATTGGGTCATACGGATGTTGCCACCACGCAGATCTATACCCATGTGATCGGCCAGCATTTTGCGGGCACTGAAAGTCCGATGGATCGGTTGATGATGTGA
- a CDS encoding DUF4062 domain-containing protein, which produces MAGLRVFVSSTCYDLSVIRSQLRIFIQNLGHEPLMSDYSDLLYDPRLHTHTSCVDEVANADVVVLIVGSRFGGKTVPEALAKLDFDVLNNESKSTKSLIKKDNLSVTQLEILKAVESGIPVFTFVDSAVWHDHSLYEKNKDKSIINEISFPSIEKPETASFIFEFINFLRHRARGNSVFTFSKLQDIEDTLRRQWSSLFQKLIQEQRTKAFEAKRLDNLTEQFEDLKTAILTSIGTTNERDVARGVVRYRRLLDFVKSLGIKDHNFLIKGQHPWDELLQYAEIEKIIDASDLPDEFLYRRRNMGSPRARMFLIKQDGTFFELRTSPDFFHSLSLEWEAFMELPEDTREIIVDALSEMRPSMGPLRYIREPFEFYLHESLMKDMENSDIDEDNS; this is translated from the coding sequence ATGGCAGGGTTGAGAGTATTTGTTTCATCTACATGTTATGACTTATCAGTCATAAGATCACAATTAAGAATATTTATACAAAATTTGGGGCATGAGCCTTTAATGAGTGATTATAGTGATCTCTTGTACGATCCTAGATTACATACACATACAAGTTGTGTCGATGAAGTTGCAAATGCTGATGTAGTTGTACTTATTGTTGGTTCAAGGTTTGGTGGGAAAACTGTACCTGAGGCGCTAGCAAAACTTGATTTTGATGTACTGAATAATGAAAGTAAAAGTACTAAATCTCTCATTAAAAAAGACAATCTATCTGTTACTCAACTTGAAATATTAAAAGCTGTAGAGTCTGGAATTCCAGTATTTACATTTGTTGACTCAGCAGTTTGGCATGACCATTCTCTTTACGAAAAAAACAAAGATAAATCAATTATTAATGAAATATCATTTCCTTCCATTGAAAAGCCAGAAACTGCCTCTTTTATCTTTGAATTCATAAATTTCCTTAGGCATAGAGCTAGAGGAAATAGTGTGTTTACTTTTTCTAAACTTCAAGATATTGAAGACACACTCAGAAGACAGTGGTCTTCACTTTTTCAAAAACTAATTCAAGAGCAACGGACAAAAGCATTTGAGGCTAAACGCCTAGATAATTTAACTGAACAATTTGAAGATCTAAAAACGGCAATATTGACTTCAATAGGTACAACAAATGAGAGAGATGTTGCTCGAGGAGTAGTTCGATATAGGCGTTTACTTGATTTCGTTAAATCATTAGGTATTAAAGATCATAACTTCTTAATTAAAGGGCAACATCCTTGGGATGAGTTGCTTCAATATGCAGAAATAGAAAAAATAATTGATGCTTCAGATTTACCTGATGAGTTTCTTTATAGACGCCGTAATATGGGTTCTCCACGAGCGAGAATGTTCCTTATAAAGCAAGATGGTACTTTTTTCGAGCTTAGAACATCACCTGATTTTTTCCATAGCTTATCACTAGAGTGGGAAGCGTTCATGGAATTACCTGAAGATACTCGAGAGATTATCGTTGATGCTTTAAGTGAAATGAGACCAAGTATGGGGCCGTTAAGATATATAAGAGAGCCATTTGAATTTTACCTACATGAAAGTTTAATGAAAGATATGGAAAATTCTGACATTGACGAAGATAATTCATAA
- a CDS encoding GFA family protein — MSNPNIEVSMVTGSCLCGNVKYEISGQIGDIVHCHCQTCRKAHGSAFSSVAGVQNSDFKLVGDVKLGCYESSPGKNRYFCPNCATQIYAKKDGTKHIVLRLGSLDGDPKSKELNHIWVSQKASWYSLKSNLPEHLEFE, encoded by the coding sequence ATGAGTAATCCCAATATCGAGGTTTCAATGGTAACTGGAAGTTGTTTGTGCGGTAATGTTAAATATGAAATATCTGGTCAAATAGGCGATATAGTTCATTGTCACTGTCAAACTTGTCGCAAAGCTCATGGTTCTGCATTCTCAAGTGTTGCGGGTGTTCAAAATTCAGATTTTAAATTGGTAGGTGATGTGAAACTAGGTTGTTATGAATCATCTCCAGGCAAAAATAGATATTTCTGTCCAAATTGTGCAACTCAAATCTATGCTAAAAAAGACGGCACTAAACATATCGTTTTACGCTTGGGTTCATTGGATGGTGATCCAAAATCTAAAGAACTAAATCATATTTGGGTTTCTCAAAAAGCGAGTTGGTATTCGCTCAAGAGCAATCTACCAGAGCACCTTGAATTCGAGTAA
- a CDS encoding type II toxin-antitoxin system Phd/YefM family antitoxin, giving the protein MTTLNATEARTKLYALIDEASASHQPIVITGKRGNAVLLAEEDWNAISETLNLLAVPGMRESIREGMDAGLDECNQELDW; this is encoded by the coding sequence ATGACCACACTTAACGCTACAGAAGCCCGCACTAAGCTCTATGCCTTGATTGACGAGGCATCTGCCAGCCATCAACCTATTGTTATTACAGGGAAAAGGGGGAATGCAGTCCTTCTGGCAGAAGAGGACTGGAACGCCATAAGCGAAACGCTGAACTTGCTGGCTGTGCCTGGTATGCGGGAGTCCATCCGTGAAGGCATGGACGCTGGGCTCGACGAGTGCAATCAGGAGCTTGATTGGTGA
- a CDS encoding Txe/YoeB family addiction module toxin has translation MTWKLYYTKQAQKDARKLASSELKNKAQELLQIIEQDPYQKPPPYEKLIGDLAGAYSRRINIQHRLVYQVLEEDKAVKILRLWTHYE, from the coding sequence GTGACCTGGAAGCTCTACTACACCAAGCAGGCTCAAAAAGATGCTCGCAAACTCGCCTCATCAGAGCTTAAAAATAAAGCTCAAGAATTGCTGCAAATTATCGAGCAAGATCCCTATCAGAAGCCGCCGCCCTATGAAAAGCTAATTGGTGACTTGGCGGGTGCATACTCCCGAAGAATAAATATCCAACATCGATTGGTTTACCAAGTGCTAGAAGAGGATAAAGCGGTCAAAATTCTTCGGCTGTGGACTCACTATGAGTAA
- a CDS encoding nucleoside recognition domain-containing protein, with product MDQIATTILASGKSAVELALFVLLPIMIVMLSLMRWMESNGWLNRIVTLTAPLLKPFGLTGLGVFALIQVMMVSFAAPLATLAVMARTGSAPRHIAATLAMVLALAQANVVFPMAAAGLNIPMTLLIALGGGLLAAAATYYVFGRHLSLVELNNDQELMPETEPPRGMMAVIRRAGSDAWEIAIGALPLLVVALVAVNLVRLTGVIELLEAALAPAFLTLGYPPETLLLAITKYVAGGTAMMGIAMDQFANGLIGPQQINLLAGLLLCPLDVAGVAILLSAGKPVAAVAKPAIYGALVGVAFRVVCHGLLYL from the coding sequence ATGGATCAGATTGCCACAACGATTCTCGCCTCTGGCAAGTCTGCCGTCGAGCTGGCGTTATTCGTCTTACTGCCGATTATGATTGTGATGCTGAGCCTGATGCGTTGGATGGAATCCAATGGCTGGCTTAACCGGATTGTCACGCTGACCGCGCCCTTGCTGAAGCCGTTTGGCCTGACCGGGCTCGGCGTATTTGCGCTGATTCAGGTAATGATGGTGAGTTTTGCAGCGCCACTGGCAACGCTGGCGGTAATGGCCCGTACGGGTTCTGCACCGCGCCATATCGCGGCGACATTAGCCATGGTACTGGCGCTGGCGCAAGCCAACGTGGTGTTCCCGATGGCGGCTGCCGGGCTGAATATCCCGATGACTCTGCTGATTGCCCTTGGTGGTGGCCTGCTGGCGGCAGCGGCGACGTATTACGTCTTTGGCCGACACCTGAGTCTGGTGGAACTGAATAACGATCAGGAACTGATGCCCGAGACCGAACCGCCACGGGGCATGATGGCGGTGATTCGCCGTGCTGGCAGCGACGCCTGGGAGATAGCCATTGGCGCCTTGCCGTTACTGGTGGTGGCTCTGGTTGCCGTCAATCTGGTGCGCCTGACCGGCGTGATTGAGCTACTGGAAGCGGCTCTGGCTCCCGCCTTTCTGACGCTGGGCTACCCGCCAGAAACCCTGTTACTGGCGATCACCAAATACGTCGCCGGTGGTACGGCGATGATGGGTATTGCCATGGATCAGTTTGCCAACGGCCTGATCGGGCCGCAACAAATCAACCTGCTCGCCGGGCTACTGCTCTGCCCGCTCGATGTCGCCGGTGTGGCGATTTTGTTATCGGCGGGCAAGCCTGTTGCTGCGGTTGCCAAACCGGCAATTTATGGCGCACTGGTTGGTGTCGCCTTTCGGGTTGTCTGTCACGGGCTGCTGTATCTGTAA